Proteins from a genomic interval of Aspergillus flavus chromosome 7, complete sequence:
- a CDS encoding putative MYND domain protein produces MSDDTTAACKVCAKESSNDITLKRCAKCKTQWYCSRECQKADWKTHKKTCGKNADETFANTTSTGGTRPRNLEVFIEKPFHQLHSKKWLHDRPEKDVYKLLIDTYRMKMEDQYTIEGEVDEDSIYSGRPDSRDGFCRFLRLVEKKRGLLPPWWSPEKAKACMAYGLNKDNWSSLDCCAEKGDFVEHYGDPTFPMQMRMFGEHIYGRGPGGQPGLQMMQMMMQAEKGEIQTGLLNMRR; encoded by the coding sequence ATGTCTGACGATACTACTGCTGCTTGTAAGGTCTGCGCAAAGGAATCGTCGAACGACATCACCCTCAAAAGATGCGCGAAATGCAAGACCCAGTGGTACTGCTCGCGTGAGTGCCAGAAGGCCGATTGGAAGACCCATAAGAAGACTTGTGGCAAGAACGCAGACGAGACATTCGCCAATACAACCTCGACCGGTGGTACCCGTCCCAGGAACCTCGAGGTCTTTATCGAGAAGCCGTTCCACCAGTTGCACAGCAAGAAATGGCTCCACGATCGCCCGGAGAAGGACGTCTACAAGCTCCTTATCGATACGTAtcggatgaagatggaagacCAATACACCATCGAAGGTGAAGTCGATGAGGACTCGATCTATTCCGGTAGACCCGACAGTCGCGACGGGTTTTGTCGATTCCTACGCCTGGTGGAAAAGAAACGCGGCTTGCTTCCCCCGTGGTGGTCTCCGGAGAAAGCCAAGGCGTGCATGGCCTACGGGCTGAACAAAGACAATTGGAGCTCGCTCGACTGTTGCGCCGAAAAGGGCGACTTTGTCGAACACTACGGGGATCCCACCTTTCCGATGCAAATGAGAATGTTCGGGGAGCATATCTATGGGAGGGGACCAGGAGGACAGCCTGGACTTCAGatgatgcagatgatgatgcaggCTGAAAAGGGCGAAATACAGACTGGTTTGTTGAATATGCGCCGTTGA
- a CDS encoding putative antigenic cell wall galactomanno protein (hydrophobic surface binding protein B) produces MHFHRLLVLAAGLLTTATSAPTELFKRDAAGVVDAVADIADKMTTLNTTVTGYQGGVLGTGTALKIEFQSIQLSHALKDAISTTEDSQNFTGDESNKVAAAFIDLQPKISSTLNNIVSKKPQFDTGLLGIGSVSFLVKWNLQQEKDLSADLGQAVVAKLAEPYASVAPLLNDQIAAAFEKALAAYN; encoded by the coding sequence ATGCACTTCCACCGTCTCCTGGTCTTGGCCGCCGGGCTCCTGACAACGGCAACATCAGCACCCACCGAACTCTTCAAACGCGATGCCGCAGGCGTAGTAGATGCTGTGGCAGACATCGCTGACAAAATGACGACCCTAAATACCACAGTCACGGGTTACCAAGGCGGAGTGCTCGGAACCGGAACAGCCCTGAAGATTGAGTTCCAGTCCATCCAACTCAGCCACGCCCTGAAAGATGCCATCTCGACCACTGAAGATTCCCAAAACTTCACCGGCGATGAGTCTAATAAGGTTGCCGCTGCTTTTATTGATCTGCAACCCAAGATCTCTTCAACTCTCAATAACATTGTCTCCAAGAAACCTCAGTTCGACACAGGGCTCCTCGGCATCGGGTCCGTCTCATTCTTGGTGAAGTGGAACTTGCAACAGGAGAAGGACTTGTCGGCGGACTTGGGgcaggctgttgttgctaAACTGGCGGAGCCGTATGCCTCGGTTGCGCCATTGCTGAACGACCAGATTGCCGCTGCTTTTGAGAAGGCACTTGCTGCTTATAATTAG
- a CDS encoding HET and ankyrin domain protein: protein MRLLHTEESHTGNFEIIEFTDDRIPPYAILSHTWEGEEVTFQDMHADQLHTRQKKGYSKIQRCCHLAKTEGFEYVWIDSCCIDKTSSAELSEAINSMYRWYQDAEVCYAYLADVPSKEFKESRWFTRGWTLQELIAPRKITFLDENWKGLGNKADLQQAICECTRIPIGVLSGDEDIESFSIAQRMSWAAERVTTRVEDRAYSLLGIFGVNIPLIYGERETAFIRLQEEIMRISDDHSLFAWTSADNRGGLLATSPAAFIGSHNIVRFNPFDPFNAPFAGTSTGINLTVRFMGIGPRGLGLAILHCKEEGEGERLIALYVRDSEFLTMERFERVYSEGFNQLDLRKYRPSQYPMRQIIIRAGRLARHRKSKGCGKCDGITPEIYSDAKLMTLMEFENPSALLQAAERGLEDIVWLLLTRSDVEGDCRGPGGLTPLMHASRNGHETIAKMLVARRDVIADSTDDEGRTPLWWAAEAGHEAIVKMLVEKGITIEGRDRDGWTPLTIASKNGHEGTVGLLLDKGVAIEEQDLRGGTLLSAAVWRGYETIVKVLLDKGASIEMQDGEGRTPLILAAWTGYENIARVLLEKGAVVEKQDQAGRTPLFLAIWAGYENIVRMLLEKGAVVEARDQSGKTPLLGAADRKHEAVGRVLLENGADIEARDAHSQTALLLAAWHGSDTFAKMLLENGANIEARDKQDETALFLAVRKGHIAIVKLLLQHGAEANIRNSSGRTPIAIAKLEGQKAIVELLRERLSSHAYRNSLSMAVGRFLAPKPPNRGL, encoded by the coding sequence ATGCGTCTACTACATACCGAAGAGAGCCACACAGGTAACTTTGAGATTATTGAATTTACAGACGACAGGATCCCGCCTTATGCGATCTTGTCGCATACATGGGAGGGCGAGGAAGTCACCTTCCAGGATATGCATGCAGACCAACTTCATACGAGACAGAAAAAAGGATACAGCAAGATTCAACGGTGTTGCCATCTCGCTAAAACCGAAGGCTTCGAATATGTTTGGATAGATTCTTGTTGCATCGATAAGACAAGCAGCGCTGAACTGTCTGAAGCCATCAACTCCATGTATCGATGGTACCAAGACGCTGAGGTATGCTATGCGTATCTCGCTGACGTACCTTCTAAGGAGTTCAAAGAGAGCAGGTGGTTTACGAGGGGATGGACTCTCCAAGAGCTAATTGCGCCGAGAAAAATTACTTTCCTTGATGAAAACTGGAAGGGATTGGGGAACAAGGCGGATCTTCAACAGGCTATTTGCGAGTGTACACGTATCCCGATTGGTGTTCTCTctggtgatgaggatattgaatCCTTCAGCATCGCGCAAAGGATGTCCTGGGCAGCGGAGAGAGTAACGACTAGGGTTGAGGACCGAGCCTATTCCCTCCTCGGAATATTCGGGGTTAACATACCACTGATCTACGGAGAACGCGAAACGGCATTTATCAGACTCCAAGAGGAGATTATGCGTATTTCCGATGATCATAGTCTCTTTGCATGGACGTCCGCCGATAATCGAGGTGGTCTTCTCGCCACCTCTCCCGCTGCCTTCATAGGCTCTCATAATATTGTGCGATTCAATCCCTTTGATCCATTCAACGCCCCGTTTGCTGGGACCAGCACAGGGATCAATTTGACAGTTCGCTTCATGGGTATTGGTCCTCGAGGATTGGGGCTTGCGATTCTTCATTGTAAGGAGGAAGGTGAGGGAGAGAGATTGATTGCTCTCTACGTGAGAGATTCAGAATTCCTGACAATGGAGCGATTCGAAAGAGTTTATAGCGAAGGCTTCAATCAGCTTGATCTTCGTAAATACCGACCCTCGCAATACCCAATGCGACAAATTATCATTCGAGCAGGCCGTCTAGCACGTCATCGGAAATCGAAAGGCTGTGGGAAGTGTGACGGCATCACTCCAGAGATCTACTCTGATGCCAAACTAATGACTCTTATGGAGTTTGAGAATCCATCTGCATTGTTACAAGCAGCCGAACGAGGACTCGAGGACATAGTATGGTTGCTGCTGACCCGCAGCGATGTTGAGGGGGATTGCAGGGGCCCAGGCGGACTAACCCCGTTAATGCACGCATCCCGAAATGGCCATGAAACAATTGCAAAAATGCTAGTTGCTCGACGCGACGTTATCGCAGACTCAACAGACGATGAAGGAAGGACACCATTGTGGTGGGCAGCTGAGGCTGGGCACGAGGCCATCGTCAAAATGTTGGTTGAGAAAGGCATTACTATAGAAGGCAGGGATAGAGATGGATGGACGCCATTAACCATAGCATCAAAAAATGGACATGAAGGAACAGTTGGGTTGCTGCTTGACAAAGGTGTCGCCATTGAGGAGCAGGATCTGAGAGGTGGCACGCTATTATCAGCTGCCGTTTGGAGAGGGTATGAAACAATAGTCAAAGTTCTACTTGATAAAGGTGCGAGTATTGAAATGCAGGATGGGGAAGGTCGGACGCCATTAATTCTTGCCGCCTGGACAGGTTATGAAAACATAGCCAGGGTGTTGCTTGAGAAAGGTGCCGTCGTTGAGAAACAGGACCAGGCAGGTCGCACACCATTATTCCTTGCCATCTGGGCAGGTTATGAGAACATAGTCAGGATGTTGCTTGAAAAAGGTGCCGTCGTTGAGGCGCGGGATCAGAGTGGTAAGACGCCTCTATTAGGCGCCGCTGATCGTAAACATGAGGCCGTTGGCAGAGTGCTGCTAGAGAACGGGGCAGATATCGAAGCTCGCGATGCGCATTCTCAGACAGCGCTGCTCCTGGCTGCTTGGCACGGAAGCGATACCTTTGCCAAGATGCTTCTTGAAAATGGAGCCAATATTGAAGCTCGCGATAAGCAAGATGAGACCGCACTGTTCTTGGCTGTTCGGAAGGGACATATCGCCATTGTCAAGCTGCTTCTCCAACACGGTGCGGAGGCCAACATCCGTAACTCTTCTGGCCGTACGCCAATCGCAATAGCCAAATTGGAGGGCCAAAAAGCGATTGTGGAGTTACTGAGGGAAAGGCTTAGTAGCCATGCATATCGTAACTCCTTATCAATGGCAGTTGGCCGTTTTCTAGCGCCCAAGCCACCTAATCGAGGGTTATAG
- a CDS encoding C6 transcription factor: MPTVDPQIFRRFKLDSAPKRRAQPQFSPTGRPIKQSRKTHTKSRNGCATCKRNRVKCDEGRPICGRCSKRQESCVYEEKPSPELRDKVGLQEIVLCDQLLDNRAEHERLEWRIETDLTYSLINNILNTGSPHRPPRGTNIPAAAMTPSTHLTQHLPKCIDMSFQSYPGCKLFHRFVLPNCAATPALMHGLLALSARQLQHLQPSCRLHERAYLFHTQVATRVLNQELTQATIAAKNLDFIFATCLLINMISFATDETIPSNSWLFMSDSVSIDNALNWFMVQQGMGYLSKILNRNPNGSVWNTELDADTSCNPQFVIKDDLPSYSDLELIPQTLAEICCITADSTPDNNSYYTPLVLLSRAFRIKSVGFGNLNSYLSFGPHVPQSYRLLLRQKDERALLLFMLWLMLFEEETCWWIGARTRNEYTAVLWLLSRSEDQRIREVARDPTVFVRSNASV, from the coding sequence ATGCCTACTGTCGACCCGCAGATATTTAGAAGATTCAAATTGGACTCTGCCCCTAAACGACGAGCTCAACCGCAGTTTTCGCCGACCGGCAGGCCCATTAAGCAGTCGCGGAAGACACATACCAAATCTCGCAATGGCTGTGCAACATGCAAACGGAACCGAGTCAAGTGTGATGAAGGTCGCCCAATTTGTGGTAGATGCTCTAAACGGCAAGAAAGTTGTGTTTATGAGGAGAAGCCTTCTCCTGAACTCAGAGACAAAGTCGGTCTGCAAGAAATAGTTCTCTGTGACCAGTTGTTAGACAACCGGGCAGAACACGAACGTCTAGAATGGCGCATCGAGACTGACCTTACATACTCgctcatcaacaacattTTGAACACTGGTTCACCACATCGACCCCCAAGAGGAACAAATATCCCCGCCGCCGCAATGACACCAAGTACGCACCTGACGCAACACTTGCCCAAATGCATCGATATGTCATTTCAGTCTTACCCAGGGTGTAAATTATTCCATCGATTTGTTTTGCCCAACTGTGCAGCTACCCCGGCGCTCATGCATGGTCTCCTTGCGCTATCTGCTCGACAGCTGCAACACCTTCAGCCTTCGTGCCGGCTTCATGAAAGAGCCTACCTTTTCCACACACAGGTCGCCACAAGAGTACTAAATCAAGAACTTACACAAGCTACAATAGCAGCCAAGAATCTTGATTTTATATTTGCTACGTGCCTGTTGATCAACATGATATCCTTCGCGACAGATGAGACTATCCCTTCCAACTCCTGGTTGTTCATGTCCGATAGCGTGTCCATCGACAACGCTCTTAACTGGTTCATGGTACAACAAGGGATGGGCTACTTGTCGAAAATTCTCAATCGCAATCCCAATGGCAGTGTCTGGAACACAGAGCTCGACGCTGACACATCGTGCAACCCACAATTTGTCATCAAAGATGACCTTCCGTCTTATTCAGACTTGGAACTGATACCCCAAACACTAGCTGAAATCTGTTGCATCACAGCAGACAGTACCCCAGACAATAACTCGTATTATACGCCTCTTGTGTTACTTTCCCGAGCCTTCCGCATCAAGAGCGTGGGGTTCGGCAACCTTAACAGCTATTTATCTTTTGGCCCACATGTACCGCAGTCTTATCGCTTACTGCTGCGTCAGAAAGATGAGAGGGCATTACTGCTTTTTATGTTATGGTTGATGCTGTTCGAGGAAGAAACATGCTGGTGGATTGGAGCGCGCACGAGGAATGAGTACACAGCCGTGTTGTGGCTGCTGAGCCGGAGCGAAGACCAGAGGATAAGAGAGGTCGCTCGGGATCCGACGGTTTTTGTCCGATCGAATGCTTCAGTGTAG
- a CDS encoding Alpha/Beta hydrolase protein, translating to MPGQRWLNRILRGLAFSYVVMLQGGDCRAYNTGNKNIGHQSFEPTARVLNGTYYGVHNDHYGQDLFLGIPYAQQPVGDLRLRTPQSLNESWTTPRNATEYSPACLGYGQTSGASEACLTLNVVRPSGASPGDNLPVAVWIYGGGFTGGNSSDPRYNLTFIVNESVTIGTPMIGVSINYRLHCWGYMWSKEMKEEGIGNLGFRDQRLALHWIQENIDAFGGDPSQVTIWGESAGGNSVGTQLIAYGGRDDGLFRAAISESGSPSTYIPYQTPEKWQPYYDAVVDAANCSSASDTLQCLRSIPTEILVSIFNNSTIIPAHTLSGVEGPQFVQVIDGDFIQESATLQLEQGKFVKVPYLIGANTDEGTSFAIRGIDCDEQFREVVSNWGLDNATVDILAALYPDIPQIGIPAIMPGRPPAGYGKQYKRVAAFQGDVNVHAPRRLAAQAWARHEVPVYSYLFNVVNNLNGPYAGADHGAELPYVFRIPQSLGRGDHQLMKAQSQLAILMSRSWVNFVATLDPNPSATSGSIWPSYRLEDPRNVVFDLNVTNLEYVAGDSYRAEGIKYISDNMVTLFGR from the exons ATGCCGGGTCAACGTTGGCTTAACAGAATCCTCCGAGGACTCGCGTTTTCCTACGTGGTTATGCTCCAGGGAGGTGATTGTAGAGCATACAACACCGGAAACAAGAATATTGGGCATCAATCATTTGAACCGACAGCTCGAGTTTTAAATGGGACTTACTATGGTGTCCACAATGACCATTATGGCCAGGACCTCTTCCTAGGCATACCTTACGCCCAGCAGCCCGTCGGAGACCTCCGGTTACGAACACCACAATCCCTCAATGAATCGTGGACGACGCCCAGAAATGCAACAGAGTATTCACCGGCATGCCTCGGCTATGGCCAAACGTCGGGGGCCTCTGAGGCCTGCCTTACGCTGAACGTCGTCCGCCCCAGTGGCGCTTCCCCTGGCGATAATCTGCCAGTGGCTG TATGGATCTACGGCGGGGGTTTCACAGGGGGTAACTCTTCAGACCCGCGCTATAACCTTACTTTCATCGTGAACGAATCAGTCACAATTGGTACTCCGATGATTGGGGTAAGTATTAACTACCGTCTTCATTGCTGGGGGTACATGTGGAGtaaggagatgaaggaggaaggcATTGGGAATCTGGGATTCAGGGACCAGCGACTTGCATTGCATTGGATACAGGAGA ACATTGATGCTTTCGGTGGAGACCCTAGCCAGGTTACCATCTGGGGGGAAAGTGCTGGTGGCAATAGTGTTGGCACCCAATTGATCGCTTACGGAGGACGGGATGATGGATTATTCCGTGCGGCTATTAGCGAGAGCGGCAGCCCAAGCACTTACATTCCTTATCAGACACCTGAAAAGTGGCAGCCATACTATGATGCAGTTGTAGATGCGGCCAACTGCAGCTCGGCTTCGGATACCCTACAATGTCTCCGGAGCATTCCAACCGAGATCCTGGTCAGTATATTTAACAACTCGACCATTATCCCGGCTCATACACTCTCGGGCGTTGAGGGGCCCCAGTTTGTGCAGGTGATTGATGGCGACTTCATACAAGAAAGTGCCACTTTGCAGCTTGAGCAGGGCAAATTCGTCAAAGTCCCATACCTAATTGGCGCTAACACGGATGAAGGAACCAGTTTTGCCATCCGTGGTATCGACTGTGATGAGCAGTTCCGGGAAGTTGTGTCAAATTGGGGCCTTGACAATGCTACTGTGGATATTCTAGCCGCACTTTACCCTGACATCCCGCAGATCGGTATTCCGGCAATAATGCCAGGAAGACCCCCAGCTGGATATGGAAAGCAATACAAGCGTGTCGCCGCCTTCCAGGGAGACGTGAATGTACATGCGCCGCGCCGACTGGCGGCTCAGGCATGGGCTCGTCATGAAGTACCTGTTTACAGTTATCTTTTCAACGTTGTCAACAATTTGAACGGGCCGTATGCGGGAGCCGATCACGGTGCAGAATTGCCTTACGTATTTCGCATTCCTCAGTCGTTAGGCAGAGGTGACCACCAGCTTATGAAGGCTCAGTCCCAGCTTGCTATCCTGATGTCGAGATCCTGGGTCAATTTTGTCGCGACGTTGGACCCGAACCCTTCCGCAA CTTCCGGGTCAATTTGGCCAAGCTATAGATTGGAAGACCCGAGGAATGTTGTTTTTGATCTCAATGTTACCAACTTGGAATACGTCGCAGGTGACTCCTATCGTGCCGAAGGTATCAAGTATATCAGTGACAATATGGTCACCTTGTTTGGGCGATAA
- a CDS encoding permease of the major facilitator superfamily (unnamed protein product) — protein sequence MTGLRGERSEDIAHREACVRLTAWTDLQPVFSITLEQKRKTSNVYVAHAGVNVNGTRTSNALNLLAEQRVEVDLESPRAQRLLRKIDMRTMPLVLGLYTLQLLDKNSLSFAAIMGIRRDTNLSGSQYDWLGSIVYFGYLFGEIPAAFLMQRVPLAKYLGIMSMLWGTVVALHAVCHNFGGLAAVRFLLGSIEVCTTPAIIYVTSSWYTRSEQVTRVALWYSTSGWAQVFGGFFSWAINQASQFKWQGLFIFYGALTFTTGVILFFFLAASPIDASWLSDEERIIALERVRDNKTGVEMWNFNWSQLKEALCDPRLYIVFLLMVATGLPNGGLTAFGPSIISGFGFDTNTTTLLSMVPGACAAIGTMVTLVVIKYTNRTVGGIFTILLGCIGIIMMLAIPESYYTARYGGYILTMQYPNSILVVLAFITSGVGGSTKKVAFGASFQLGYAVGNICGPQTFQEHEAPHYYTAKFTMLAFLIFTAILLASVGVLHWHWNRQLDNQDALDFQNGVIHEHGVNEEFADLTDFQQRSFRYPL from the exons ATGACCGGTCTTCGCGGGGAGAGGAGTGAAGACATCGCCCACCGCGAAGCTTGTGTGCGACTCACGGCCTGGACAGATCTCCAGCCCGTCTTCTCCATCACGCTGGAACAAAAGCGTAAGACATCCAATGTCT ATGTGGCTCACGCTGGTGTTAATGTGAATGGAACTCGGACGTCAAATGCCCTTAACCTTCTCGCGGAGCAGAGGGTCGAAGTGGACCTTGAGTCTCCCCGAGCTCAAAGGTTACTTCGCAAGATCGATATGCGGACCATGCCCCTAGTGCTCGGTCTTTATACCCTTCAATTACTC GACAAAAATAGCTTGTCATTTGCGGCTATAATGGGAATTAGGAGGGATACAAATCTCAGTGGGAGCCAGTATGACTGGCTAGGTTCAATCGTCTA CTTCGGATATTTATTTGGGGAGATCCCAGCGGCATTCCTAATGCAGCGTGTCCCACTAGCCAAATACCTGGGCATTATGAGTATGCTTTGGGGAACGGTTGTCGCTTTGCACGCTGTCTGCCATAACTTTGGGGGGCTGGCGGCCGTTCGATTTCTCTTAGGATCGATCGAAGTATGCACAACACCTGCTATTATCTATGTCACTAGCTCCTGGTACACTCGCAGCGAGCAAGTTACCCGAGTTGCACTCTGGTATTCAACTTCTGGCTGGGCTCAGGTATTTGGgggcttcttttcctgggcTATCAACCAGGCAAGCCAATTCAAATGGCAAGGGCTGTTCATATTCTATGGGGCTCTTACATTTACCACGGGTGTgatactcttcttcttccttgccgCGTCACCAATTGATGCCAGCTGGCTCTCCGACGAGGAAAGAATAATTGCCCTTGAGCGAGTCCGGGATAACAAGACGGGCGTCGAAATGTGGAATTTTAACTGGTCCCAGCTAAAGGAAGCATTGTGTGACCCTCGTCTGTATATAGTCTTCCTCTTAATGGTTGCGACGGGACTACCTAATGGTGGATTAACAGCATTTG GGCCATCTATTATATCTGGATTTGGGTTTGACACTAACACCACCACGCTCCTCAGTATGGTTCCAGGCGCATGTGCAGCCATCGGTACGATGGTGACACTTGTAGTGATAAAGTACACCAACCGAACTGTCGGCGGTATCTTTACAATACTGCTAGGTTGCATTGGCATCATAATGATGTTAGCTATACCAGAAAGCTACTATACAGCTCGATATGGAGGGTATATCCTCACAATGCAAT ATCCAAACTCCATATTAGTTGTCCTCGCGTTTATCACCTCTGGTGTCGGTGGTAGCACAAAAAAAGTTGCTTTTGGTGCGTCCTTCCAGCTTGGGTATGCTGTTGGCAACATTTGCGGCCCGCAAACATTTCAGGAACATGAAGCACCCCATTATTAT ACGGCTAAGTTCACTATGCTAGCCTTCTTGATATTCACGGCTATCCTGTTGGCTTCAGTTGGGGTCCTTCATTGGCACTGGAATCGTCAACTGGACAATCAAGACGCTCTTGATTTTCAAA ATGGTGTCATTCACGAACATGGTGTGAATGAGGAATTTGCGGATCTGACGGATTTTCAACAGCGCTCATTTAGGTACCCTTTATAG
- a CDS encoding Alpha/Beta hydrolase protein — METIFAKIAQETTKFDLGDEENPSETDDIPYWRGLYGPLYPKSLDSIGAVKDEQYGPAERNRLDVFFPRDGKTKGKPVVLFVHGANVGLSFARRGFVAVLANYRLVPNVVYPGGADDIQLARDWTFHNIAVPKYGQGSPDKIILLGQSSGRAHITVSLYAAGDPKRTPKALIFPPVAGVIYLSVPFWFDRKKPVRQKDPECLPVYSGSVKWEIKETADATATFFNAYRERSIPQGTLPTFHVQEKHNHIGNVFSIGTADSAQGDRLLEFMQSCVAKIDQRIQRTFFVISSLAQNVEHY, encoded by the exons ATGGAAACCATTTTTGCAAAGATAGCACAGGAGACCACAAAGTTTGACCTCGGAGATGAAGAG AACCCCTCAGAAACTGATGACATACCGTACTGGAGAGGCCTATACGGGCCACTGTATCCGAAATCACTTGACAGTATCGGCGCAGTGAAGGACGAACAGTACGGGCCGGCTGAGCGTAACCGACTGGACGTGTTCTTTCCTCGCGACGGCAAAACCAAGGGAAAGCCAGTGGTACTCTTCGTACACGGGG CGAACGTGGGGTTGTCCTTCGCTCGGCGTGGATTCGTCGCTGTGCTCGCAAATTATCGACTAGTCCCTAATGTCGTCTACCCTGGAGGGGCTGATGATATACAGTTGGCTCGGGACTGGACTTTTCATAATATTGCAGTACCAAAGTATGGACAAGGATCACCGGATAAGATCATACTTCTCGGTCAGTCCTCCGGTAGAGCTCATATAACCGTGAGCCTATATGCCGCAG GCGACCCAAAGCGAACGCCGAAGGCTCTAATATTCCCCCCTGTGGCGGGAGTTATCTACCTCAGCGTACCTTTCTGGTTTGATAGAAAGAAACCTGTCCGACAAAA AGATCCTGAGTGCTTGCCGGTCTACAGCGGAAGTGTCAAATGGGAAAT AAAGGAAACAGCCGATGCCACTGCGACCTTCTTCAACGCCTATCGTGAACGGAGCATTCCTCAAGGTACACTACCGACGTTCCATGTGCAGGAGAAACACAACCATATCGG TAATGTTTTTTCTATTGGAACAGCGGATTCTGCACAGGGGGACAGACTACTGGAATTCATGCAGTCGTGTGTAGCAAAAATCGACCAAAGAATACAGCGTACGTTTTTTGTGATTTCAAGCCTAGCGCAAAATGTGGAACACTACTGA